From Pusillibacter faecalis, one genomic window encodes:
- a CDS encoding HD domain-containing protein yields the protein MKCVPMVMLIYDFQRRYRDIPREQVFSIWHDIYKRIDYANDMWPPEVLEYVFQYAPPTPLPRPDADGRITIYRGMGTQSLPPERAISWSSHPGNALWFANRSGQGTRIAVAHVKSEQIIAYFPGYSMENEVVVLPGTISDYGYEDMIPAAKETVPQILAPTLAEFQYYGKQARLLGYQEEALFQVHGLKHILRVLLLSLIYIHNAGDPLSEADRQILIYFSLLHDIGRTTDDRDDSHGEQSVALIRKKGIRLRGIRLSRKEYRIAELVITHHCHDDITGVAAIMSEPGLSRKEKERVIHLYYICKDMDGLDRVRFNGLDYRMLRTAYAKRLPLVAGCLLEEDILAALDMEIPES from the coding sequence TTGAAATGCGTACCGATGGTCATGCTGATTTATGACTTTCAGCGGAGATACCGCGATATTCCTCGGGAGCAGGTGTTTTCCATCTGGCATGATATTTATAAGCGAATTGACTATGCGAATGATATGTGGCCGCCGGAGGTGTTGGAATATGTGTTTCAATACGCACCGCCCACTCCGCTGCCTCGGCCTGATGCAGACGGCCGTATCACAATCTACCGCGGCATGGGCACACAGTCTCTGCCGCCCGAGCGGGCGATCTCTTGGAGCAGTCACCCGGGAAATGCACTCTGGTTTGCCAATCGTTCTGGGCAGGGGACCCGCATTGCAGTAGCCCATGTCAAATCAGAACAGATTATCGCCTATTTTCCTGGGTATTCAATGGAAAATGAGGTGGTTGTTCTGCCGGGTACCATATCGGACTATGGGTATGAGGATATGATCCCTGCCGCAAAAGAGACTGTCCCTCAAATTCTGGCCCCAACACTGGCGGAGTTTCAGTATTATGGAAAGCAGGCACGGTTGCTGGGCTACCAAGAGGAGGCATTATTCCAAGTTCATGGCCTGAAGCATATCCTGCGGGTGCTGCTGCTCTCGCTTATTTACATTCACAATGCAGGGGATCCTTTGAGCGAGGCGGACCGGCAAATCCTGATTTATTTCAGCCTACTCCATGACATCGGACGGACAACGGATGACCGGGATGATAGCCATGGGGAACAGTCTGTTGCTCTGATCCGTAAAAAGGGAATCCGCTTGCGTGGAATTCGGTTAAGTCGAAAAGAATACCGAATCGCGGAACTGGTGATCACCCACCACTGCCACGATGACATCACTGGTGTTGCGGCGATTATGTCTGAGCCTGGACTCTCACGTAAGGAGAAAGAGCGGGTGATTCACCTATACTACATCTGCAAGGATATGGATGGTTTGGATCGTGTTCGGTTCAATGGTTTGGACTATCGTATGCTGCGCACAGCGTATGCCAAGCGGCTGCCGCTGGTCGCTGGCTGTCTGCTGGAAGAAGATATTCTGGCGGCGTTGGATATGGAGATACCAGAGTCGTAA